From the genome of Pseudonocardia sp. EC080619-01:
ATCACTCCGGCAACGAGGTGGGCCGGCACCAGCTGGAGCACGAGCAGATCCTGCCGCAGCCCGGCTGGGTCGAGCACAATCCCGTCGAGATCATCGAACGCACCAACGCCTGCCTGCAGTCCGCGCTCAACGCGACCAACCTGACCGCGGACGACCTGGTCGCGCTCGGCGTCACCAACCAGCGCGAGACCACCGTCGTGTGGAACCGGCGCAACGGGCGCCCGTACTACAACGCGATCGTCTGGCAGGACACCCGCACCGACCGGATCGCCACCGCCCTGGAGCGTGAGGGCAAGGGCGACGTCATCCGGCGCAAGGCGGGCCTGCCGCCCGCGACGTACTTCTCCGGCGGCAAGATCCAGTGGATCCTGGAGAACGTCGACGGCGTCCGGGAGGCCGCCGAGGCGGGCGACGCGATCTTCGGCAACACCGACACCTGGGTCATCTGGAACCTGACGGGCGGCCCGAACGGCGGGCGGCACGTCACCGACGTGACCAACGCGAGCCGCACGATGCTGATGAACCTCGAGACGCTCGACTGGGACGACGAGCTGCTCGGCTTCTTCGGCATCCCCCGGCAGATGCTGCCGGAGATCAAGCCGTCGTCGTCGGCCGACGGCTTCGGCACGACGCTGGCGAACGGCGCGCTGGGCGGCGAGGTCCGGATCACCGGCGACCTCGGCGACCAGCAGGCCGCGACCGTCGGGCAGGTGTGCTTCGCCCCGGGCGAGGCGAAGAACACCTACGGCACCGGCAACTTCATGCTGCTCAACACCGGCAACGAGCTCGTCCGCTCG
Proteins encoded in this window:
- the glpK gene encoding glycerol kinase GlpK translates to MAEFVGAIDQGTTSSRFMIFDHSGNEVGRHQLEHEQILPQPGWVEHNPVEIIERTNACLQSALNATNLTADDLVALGVTNQRETTVVWNRRNGRPYYNAIVWQDTRTDRIATALEREGKGDVIRRKAGLPPATYFSGGKIQWILENVDGVREAAEAGDAIFGNTDTWVIWNLTGGPNGGRHVTDVTNASRTMLMNLETLDWDDELLGFFGIPRQMLPEIKPSSSADGFGTTLANGALGGEVRITGDLGDQQAATVGQVCFAPGEAKNTYGTGNFMLLNTGNELVRSESGLLSTVCYKFGDEPVVYALEGSIAVTGSAVQWLRDQLGIISGASQSESLARQVEDNGGVYFVPAFSGLFAPYWRSDARGAIVGLSRFNTNAHLARATLEAICYQSRDVAEAMTKDSGVSLDVLKVDGGVTLNELCMQIQADVLGVSVSRPVVAETTALGAAYAAGLAVGFWKNTDELRENWNEARRWEPHWDAAQRDEGYAKWKKAVERTLDWVDVE